From Pirellulales bacterium, one genomic window encodes:
- a CDS encoding L-histidine N(alpha)-methyltransferase, with translation MRYCEATQSPVRFYNLVPGTANLEERIVRGLVQSEKELPSSLLYDARGVRLFDRIGQQEGYSLVRRECRLLRESGRELRRMAGKRSVVVDYGSGTSRAGLALLRSLTRPAAYVAVDASLASLKLGVARVRRTLPWLRTIPVRADFTSCFALPAAWSHATRLLVYVSSSAFSTLSPSSAMRLLEGAAGLCGQRGGIVVGVDLRCDSELHDFDGDRLRSFNLNALVSLNRQFSATFRVDRFAHRACWNRSSRRVELQLVSRVEQTAKIDHHKIRFRQGEAVRTECSQRYGWNDVERMAREVRLTIDNAWTDDERRLALVYLRRSRDR, from the coding sequence ATGCGATACTGCGAAGCCACCCAATCGCCCGTCCGCTTCTACAACCTTGTGCCCGGCACGGCGAACCTGGAGGAGAGAATCGTCCGGGGACTCGTTCAGAGCGAGAAGGAGCTTCCCTCGTCGTTGCTCTACGATGCGCGTGGCGTCCGCCTCTTCGACCGCATTGGCCAGCAGGAGGGCTACTCGCTCGTCCGTCGCGAGTGCCGACTGCTCCGCGAGTCGGGCAGGGAGTTGCGACGCATGGCCGGCAAGCGGTCGGTGGTCGTCGATTACGGCAGCGGCACGTCGCGGGCGGGACTGGCGCTGTTGCGGTCCCTTACGCGGCCGGCCGCCTATGTGGCCGTCGACGCCTCGCTGGCTTCACTGAAGCTCGGCGTGGCCCGCGTACGTCGGACGTTGCCCTGGCTGCGGACCATTCCCGTGCGCGCCGACTTCACGAGTTGTTTTGCCTTGCCCGCCGCGTGGTCGCATGCCACGCGCTTGCTGGTCTACGTTTCGAGCTCGGCGTTCAGCACGCTGTCGCCGTCGTCGGCAATGCGTCTGCTGGAAGGCGCCGCGGGCCTTTGCGGCCAACGCGGCGGCATCGTGGTGGGCGTCGATTTGCGGTGCGATTCCGAGTTGCACGACTTCGACGGAGACCGATTGCGGTCTTTCAACCTCAACGCCCTTGTGAGCCTGAATCGGCAGTTCTCGGCGACGTTCCGTGTCGACCGCTTTGCGCACCGGGCCTGCTGGAACCGTTCGTCGCGGCGCGTGGAGTTGCAGCTTGTGAGCCGGGTCGAGCAGACGGCCAAGATCGATCACCACAAGATTCGCTTTCGCCAGGGCGAGGCGGTCCGCACGGAATGCTCGCAGCGCTATGGCTGGAACGACGTCGAGCGCATGGCCCGCGAGGTCCGACTGACGATCGACAACGCCTGGACCGACGACGAGCGGCGGTTGGCCCTGGTCTACCTCCGGCGTTCGCGCGATCGATAG